From Nicotiana tabacum cultivar K326 chromosome 15, ASM71507v2, whole genome shotgun sequence, the proteins below share one genomic window:
- the LOC107792925 gene encoding uncharacterized protein LOC107792925, producing MDLEVRITRKKRAGHGQPKIKWGALTKINARELGEMLLAMGACRSSGDVSNMWTTTANCIREVLGVTKGYLGGHKGDWWWNAEVQRKVKAKKTAYLKLVECTDEEEKKTCRECYKKARKEVKLAVTVAKTAAFE from the coding sequence ATGGACTTGGAGGTCAGGATAACAAGGAAGAAGAGAGCGGGGCATGGCCAGCCGAAGATTAAGTGGGGAGCGTTGACTAAGATTAATGCTCGGGAGTTGGGGGAGATGTTGTTGGCCATGGGGGCCTGTAGGAGTAGTGGGGATGTGAGTAACATGTGGACCACGACAGCGAACTGCATTAGAGAGGTTCTAGGGGTAACGAAGGGTTATTTGGGaggccacaaaggagactggtggtggaatgcggAGGTCCAAAGAAAAGTGAAAGCTAAGAAAACGGCATATCTGAAGTTAGTGGAGTGCacagacgaggaggagaagaagacGTGTAGGGAGTGTTACAAGAAGGCAAGGAAAGAGGTAAAATTAGCAGTCACGGTGGCTAAGACTGCAGCTTTCGAGTGA